Genomic segment of Candidatus Poribacteria bacterium:
GCAGAAGAACTCGAAACGATGGTTGGACGCGAGATTATGGAGAGATACCGTATCGTCAACCATTTTTCGCAGAAAATAGAGACACACACCTATTTAGGCACAACAGAGAACGGAACCCCTATTTATATTGACAAAACCTATCTTGAAGCGGATCTGAAAATTATCACCGGTCTGATTGAACCGCACTTGATGGCGGGTTACTCTGGCGGTCGAAAGGCTATCTGTCCAGGCATCGCCTCCATCGAGACAATGCGGGTGATGCACGGTCCCGAACTGATGGAGCATCCAAAATCGGCTGTGGGTATTTTGGATGGGAATCCGTTCCATACAGAAGCGACAGAAATTGCGCTGATGGCTGGTGCTGACTTTAACCTGAACGTTGCCATTGATAAGCACCGCCAGATCACGGGTATTTTCGCAGGCGACATGGTTGCGTCCCACCGTGTCGGTGCGGGGTTTGTCGAGAAGCACGCCAAGGTTACGTTACCCACCGCAGCAGATGCCGTTGTTGTTTCCAGCGCAGGGTACCCTTTAGATGCGACGTTCTATCAAGCGATCAAAGGCTTGCTAACCGCCGTTGAGATTGTCAAGCAGGGCGGAAGTATCCTGCTCGTCGCGGCATGCAGTGAAGGGATCGGTAGCAAGCCGTTTACAGACCTGATTTTCAAGACCGATGATTTAACCGCATTCGTGCAAGGGCTTTACAATCCAGCAAACTTTGTCATCGATCAGTGGCAGTTAGAAGAGTTAGCAAAGGTCGCGCGGAAAGCAGATATCTATTTCTACACGGATGGCATTCCGTATCATCAACGTGTAAAGTTGTTCGTGCATCCTTTGAAAAGCGCGCAGGCAGGTATTGATGAACTCCTTACCCGATACGGCGCAGATGCTCAAATTGCAGTAATTCCTGAGGGACCCTACGTTTTGGCGCAGCTGGTAAAAAAGCAGCAAGCTTAAGTCTTAAAGAAGATAGAAAAATGGCAAACTCCAATGTAGCGCTCAGAGCATATAGAGATGGCTTACACCTGATTATCAGGCCCCATCTGTCAATTACAGAAGTTGAAGAGGCGATTGAACAGGAAATCTCTCGGATGAATCAACCTTTAGGAGGGGCATCCGTGCAGATTGATCTGAAGGGGCCTACCTTGAAACCGGAGGAAATGGCGTATTTAAAATCTAAACTTCAGGAGACTTACAATCTGCAGGTCCGGGGTATTGAAACTGTTGATGAGCAAGTCCCGCCCCCTATCGCTGCGGCACCCACGACGCACGCCCTTCCACAAAGAACAGTCCCGCAGCAGACGCGAGATACCGATCCTTCAAGGATTATACCGTATACGATTCGCTCAGGGCAGATAGAAGATTTCCCACAAGGGAGTCTCGTTATCTACGGCGATGTCAATTCGGGTGGGGAAGTCCGAGCGGGCGGCGATATTGTCGTGCTTGGCGCGTTACGCGGGAACGCACACGCAGGTTTAAATAATAGACCCTCGGCTGTAATTATCGCCATGGAGTTAGTGCCTGTCCAACTCCAAATTGGGAGCTTTATAAATCGCAGACCTATGAACCAAAAACCCCGAGGGTATCCAGAAATCGCGCGCGTCGGGGTAGAAGATGTTATTATCATTGAGAAATTTGTTAAGTTTTAATACAGGAGGTTTCGGGTTATGGGAAAAGTAATCGTCGTAACGTCAGGAAAAGGAGGCGTCGGGAAAACCACCTCTACTGCCAATTTAGGAACAGCACTCGCCTTGCTTGGTAAAACCGTCGTGGTTGTCGATGCAGATGTCGGGCTTCGGAACCTCGATATCGTCATGGGACTTGAGAGTCGGATTGTCTACACTTCAATGGATGTTATCGAAAAGCAATGCGAACTCAGTAAAGCTCTTGTGAAAGACCGACGCGTCGATGGACTCACGTTACTGGCAGCGTCCCAGAAAAACAACAAGGACGACATCCAACCAGAACAGATGAAAACGATTTGTGACAAGTTACGGTCAGAACACGATTTCGTGTTGATTGACTCGCCCGCAGGGATTGAGCGGGGTTTCAGCAACGCTTCCGCAGGCGCAGATGAAGCCATCGTCGTCACGACACCGGACGTATCTGCGATTCGGGATGCCGACCGGATTATCGGGTTGTTGCAACATGCCGGTATCGAACCGATCAACCTTGTGCTAAATCGCTTCTCCCCGGAACTCGTGGGGAACGGTAGCATGATGGACCAAGAAGATGTCTTGGATATCCTTAACATCGACCTGATCGGTATTGTTCCTGAAGACACGGGTGTGATTACTTCTACGAATCGCGGGATTCCTTTAGTATACGAAGACGCTTCCCCCGGTTCCCAAGCTTATATGCGCATTGCACGCCGGCTCACTGGACAACGAATCCCGATACCTGACTTAGAGCAGAAAGGCTTGCTTACCAATATCGTCAATTGGTTCAGAAATAGATAAAGCGTCTTTCTATCATAAACTCCAAGCAAGCGTATAAGATATTCAACATTCATTTTTAAGGCAAAAAAGGAGGGCGGTTTCTTCCCAATCTTAAAAGAGTGGGTTTCCAAACCGCAAACTTGATGAATATCAATCTAAGACAATTGTTCGGGCGCAAACCGAAGTCGAGTAGCATTGCCAAGCAGCGCCTAAAACTTGTCATTACACAAGATAGGCTTGATGTAGATGACCGCTTTATGACAAGATTACATCATGAGTTAGCAGAAGTTCTGGCAAAGTATTTTGAATTTTCCGTTAACTCCGTTTCGATGTCCTTGAAACAGGAAGGAAACTCTTACGTACTCGTTGCGGATATTCCTTACAAAAAGTTTCATGACGTCAATGCAAGACAATGATCGCCAGCAAAGGAGTCACCCGACTGGAGAGCAAACTTGAGGGAACATACTCCAACGCTTTAGAGAATCAATTCCCAAATCGCTTTTGCGACTCCGTCATCGTCATTGGTCGTCGTAATATGATCGGCACATGCACGGATCGGTGGCACTGCGTTTGCCATTGCTATGCCGAACCCCGCTGTCTTGAGTAAACTTTCATCATTGTAACTATCACCGAAAGCAACAACTGTCTCCATCGGAATGCTAAACCGATTGGCGAGGGCTGTAAGTGCGCGTCCCTTAGCGACTTCCGGATTCATAAATTCAATATATTCCGCCTGGGTCTGCGTGACGTAAAGCTTCTCCGCATAATTGGTCTGAAAAGTGTCTAAAAGCGGTTTTAATTTTTCGGGTGTATGGATGATGAGTAACTTTGTGGGGGTTTCTCCGGCTAATTCACGTAGGTCGCCGACAGGTGTCGCCGGAACGCCTGTTCGCGCTTCGTAGAGGTTGCTCCATGCGTTGCGTTCAGCGACGTAAAGTTCGTCATTCAAACAGAAGTTGAGATGCAAATTCTGCGCAACGCAGTCACCAACGACCGCCATCGCGTAGTCGGCTGGAACAGGTGTATGATGATACACCTCACCCGTCGTCGCGTGTTGGACCATCCCGCCATTGTAAGAGATAATCGGGTTTTCCAGTCCGATCTGATCGCTGATCGGTTTGATAGACCGGTGCATCCTCCCAGAAATTAACACCACAAGAATGTCTTTTGCGGCGAGTTCCCGAAGCGCGTCCCGGTTTTTTGGTGATACTGCATGTTCGCTGTTGAGGAGTGTCCCATCCAAGTCAAAAGCCGCTAAACGACACGGTATTTTCATTTTTAATTTATTGCTCCTGGACTGCCTTC
This window contains:
- the larA gene encoding nickel-dependent lactate racemase, coding for MRVEMKYGTGTLPIEIPDKNVAGVLEISESVPLPDEDSAVREALAQPIASPPLAELAKGRESACIVISDITRPVPNKVILPPILETLEQRGIPSEKITILIATGIHRPNNAEELETMVGREIMERYRIVNHFSQKIETHTYLGTTENGTPIYIDKTYLEADLKIITGLIEPHLMAGYSGGRKAICPGIASIETMRVMHGPELMEHPKSAVGILDGNPFHTEATEIALMAGADFNLNVAIDKHRQITGIFAGDMVASHRVGAGFVEKHAKVTLPTAADAVVVSSAGYPLDATFYQAIKGLLTAVEIVKQGGSILLVAACSEGIGSKPFTDLIFKTDDLTAFVQGLYNPANFVIDQWQLEELAKVARKADIYFYTDGIPYHQRVKLFVHPLKSAQAGIDELLTRYGADAQIAVIPEGPYVLAQLVKKQQA
- the minD gene encoding septum site-determining protein MinD, translated to MGKVIVVTSGKGGVGKTTSTANLGTALALLGKTVVVVDADVGLRNLDIVMGLESRIVYTSMDVIEKQCELSKALVKDRRVDGLTLLAASQKNNKDDIQPEQMKTICDKLRSEHDFVLIDSPAGIERGFSNASAGADEAIVVTTPDVSAIRDADRIIGLLQHAGIEPINLVLNRFSPELVGNGSMMDQEDVLDILNIDLIGIVPEDTGVITSTNRGIPLVYEDASPGSQAYMRIARRLTGQRIPIPDLEQKGLLTNIVNWFRNR
- the minE gene encoding cell division topological specificity factor MinE — encoded protein: MNINLRQLFGRKPKSSSIAKQRLKLVITQDRLDVDDRFMTRLHHELAEVLAKYFEFSVNSVSMSLKQEGNSYVLVADIPYKKFHDVNARQ
- a CDS encoding HAD family phosphatase; protein product: MKIPCRLAAFDLDGTLLNSEHAVSPKNRDALRELAAKDILVVLISGRMHRSIKPISDQIGLENPIISYNGGMVQHATTGEVYHHTPVPADYAMAVVGDCVAQNLHLNFCLNDELYVAERNAWSNLYEARTGVPATPVGDLRELAGETPTKLLIIHTPEKLKPLLDTFQTNYAEKLYVTQTQAEYIEFMNPEVAKGRALTALANRFSIPMETVVAFGDSYNDESLLKTAGFGIAMANAVPPIRACADHITTTNDDDGVAKAIWELIL